A stretch of Marinitoga litoralis DNA encodes these proteins:
- a CDS encoding dipeptidase: protein MNKIIIDGHFDLLVDVYEKRKKGRKNVILEDHYPKFKEGGFNVIVSSLFIEEKYIPEMALRNALDQISSLYYEIEESNGKIMLCKNVEDILYAVNNDKLGIMLSFEGLEPIGNDLYLLKVFYELGVRFAGLVWSRRNYVADGCYFSEKEEGIKGGLTAFGVKVLREIEKLHMIIDVSHLNDEGFWDVIKFSNSPIIASHSNVRNIFKSMRNLTDDQIKAISGTGGVIGINASGSFVSNDPKENNAEGLVKHINYISKLVGVEHVGIGFDFCDMFRDSHKDSLNGHHELNIFIETLEKHGYNEKEINMILGENFLRVYNEVLK, encoded by the coding sequence ATGAATAAAATTATTATTGACGGTCATTTTGATTTATTAGTAGATGTATATGAGAAAAGAAAAAAGGGTAGAAAAAATGTAATATTAGAAGATCATTATCCTAAATTCAAAGAAGGTGGATTTAATGTTATAGTTTCTTCTCTTTTTATAGAGGAAAAGTATATTCCTGAAATGGCATTAAGAAATGCATTAGATCAGATTAGTTCATTATATTATGAAATTGAAGAATCTAATGGGAAAATAATGTTATGTAAAAATGTAGAAGACATATTATATGCTGTAAATAATGATAAATTAGGAATAATGCTATCTTTTGAAGGATTAGAACCTATTGGAAATGATCTTTATCTTTTAAAGGTTTTTTATGAATTAGGAGTAAGATTTGCGGGTTTAGTATGGAGTAGAAGAAATTATGTGGCAGATGGTTGTTATTTTTCTGAAAAAGAAGAAGGAATTAAAGGTGGATTAACAGCTTTTGGAGTTAAAGTGTTGAGAGAAATAGAAAAATTACATATGATAATAGATGTGAGTCATTTAAATGATGAAGGATTTTGGGATGTAATAAAATTTTCTAATTCACCAATTATAGCTTCGCATTCTAATGTTAGAAATATTTTCAAATCAATGAGAAATTTAACTGATGATCAAATAAAAGCTATATCAGGAACTGGAGGAGTTATAGGTATAAATGCTAGCGGCTCTTTTGTAAGTAATGATCCTAAAGAAAATAATGCAGAAGGTTTAGTAAAACATATTAATTATATATCTAAATTAGTAGGAGTAGAACATGTGGGTATAGGATTTGATTTTTGTGATATGTTTAGAGATAGTCATAAAGATTCTTTAAATGGACATCATGAGTTAAATATATTTATAGAGACGCTAGAAAAACATGGTTATAATGAAAAAGAAATAAACATGATTTTAGGAGAAAATTTCTTAAGAGTATATAACGAGGTATTAAAATAA
- a CDS encoding OsmC family protein: protein MAFANFKINSVSENPTKTVINARNFKMIIDEPENLGGTNDGATPVEYLLAALAGCLNVVGHLVAKEMGFELKKMEINIDGDLNPAKFTGKPSKDRTGFVQINVSINAETDADEETLKQWLNKIEERCPVSDNLQNPTPIKFNISKL from the coding sequence ATGGCATTTGCTAATTTTAAAATTAATTCAGTAAGTGAGAATCCAACAAAAACAGTTATTAATGCTCGTAATTTCAAGATGATAATAGACGAACCAGAAAATCTTGGAGGTACAAATGATGGTGCAACTCCTGTTGAATATTTATTAGCTGCGTTAGCAGGTTGTTTAAACGTTGTCGGCCATTTAGTTGCAAAAGAAATGGGGTTTGAACTCAAAAAAATGGAAATAAATATTGATGGAGATTTAAACCCTGCAAAATTTACGGGAAAACCCTCTAAAGATAGAACAGGATTTGTACAAATTAATGTATCAATAAACGCAGAAACTGATGCTGATGAAGAAACATTAAAACAATGGTTGAATAAAATAGAAGAAAGATGTCCTGTATCTGATAATCTTCAAAATCCTACACCTATTAAATTTAATATATCAAAATTATAA
- the pcp gene encoding pyroglutamyl-peptidase I has translation MKVLVTGFDPFGGEKINPSFEAVKRLPDKIQNAEIIKLEVPTVFYKSIEILRSKMCEIQPDIVICTGQAGGRSHISVERVAINIDDAKIEDNEGNKPIDKPIFFDGENAYFSNLPIKKIVEGIKEIGIPVEISNSAGTFVCNHLLYGLMYYIQKDFKKTLGGFIHVPYLPEQVLEKRNTPSMSLDNIVRALEKAVEVSIIK, from the coding sequence ATGAAAGTTTTAGTAACGGGTTTTGATCCTTTTGGAGGAGAAAAAATTAATCCTTCTTTTGAAGCAGTAAAAAGATTACCCGATAAAATCCAAAATGCAGAAATTATTAAATTAGAAGTTCCTACAGTATTTTATAAGTCTATAGAAATATTAAGAAGTAAAATGTGTGAAATTCAGCCAGATATAGTTATATGTACAGGACAAGCGGGTGGAAGATCTCATATTTCTGTTGAAAGAGTAGCCATAAATATTGATGATGCAAAAATAGAGGATAATGAAGGTAACAAACCAATAGATAAACCAATATTTTTTGATGGTGAGAATGCATACTTTTCTAATTTACCAATAAAAAAGATAGTTGAAGGCATAAAAGAAATAGGAATACCAGTGGAAATATCAAATTCTGCAGGGACATTTGTTTGTAATCATTTATTATATGGCTTGATGTATTATATACAAAAGGATTTTAAAAAGACATTAGGTGGGTTTATACATGTACCTTATTTACCTGAACAAGTACTAGAAAAAAGGAATACTCCAAGTATGTCATTGGATAATATTGTGAGGGCTTTAGAAAAAGCTGTTGAAGTGTCAATAATTAAATAA
- a CDS encoding phosphotransferase: MNKSQWIKVFQNIEFWRDSIVESFNKLNINVTEIENTIPGTHAVFKVNKKYIIKIYWPKFEKDYFVENEILNILGNKRIPKKLYSGKTLVKNNEYNVLIETFIEGTPVKYYYENNKNIMNNNILKDLASTVKYIHNTDYSKLNSISIDNWKEFYINRKEEVFEQLDKYNFLSDNLKLYLKRKFEKLEFHEFKLINADLTEDHILIDLDDKEYRFKGLIDLADSKVAPIEYEWIALYYSGFNKNMKLFKEFLKYYDSSIEINSEFFDNLLNFTFLHQFGHEIIMDLFKDISFVFNTPNDLKDFLFHNYN; this comes from the coding sequence ATGAATAAAAGTCAATGGATAAAAGTATTTCAAAATATAGAATTTTGGAGAGACAGCATAGTTGAATCATTCAATAAATTAAATATAAATGTAACTGAGATTGAAAATACTATTCCAGGTACTCATGCCGTCTTTAAAGTGAATAAAAAATACATAATAAAGATTTATTGGCCTAAATTTGAAAAAGATTATTTTGTGGAAAATGAGATTTTAAACATTTTAGGAAACAAGAGAATACCTAAAAAATTATATTCTGGGAAAACTTTAGTAAAAAATAATGAATATAATGTATTAATTGAAACATTTATTGAAGGAACACCCGTTAAATATTATTATGAAAATAATAAAAATATTATGAATAATAATATATTGAAAGATTTAGCTTCTACAGTAAAATATATTCATAATACTGATTATAGTAAACTGAATAGCATTAGTATTGATAATTGGAAAGAATTTTATATAAATAGAAAAGAAGAAGTGTTTGAACAATTGGATAAATATAATTTTTTATCTGATAATTTGAAATTATATTTAAAAAGAAAATTTGAGAAATTAGAATTTCATGAATTCAAATTAATAAACGCAGATTTAACAGAAGATCATATTTTAATAGATTTAGATGATAAAGAATATAGATTTAAAGGTCTAATCGATTTAGCAGATTCCAAAGTCGCTCCAATAGAATATGAATGGATTGCATTATATTATAGTGGGTTTAATAAAAATATGAAACTATTTAAAGAATTTTTGAAGTATTATGATTCAAGCATAGAAATAAATTCTGAATTTTTTGATAATTTATTAAATTTTACTTTTTTACATCAATTTGGTCACGAAATTATAATGGATTTATTTAAAGATATATCTTTTGTTTTTAACACGCCGAATGATTTAAAAGATTTTCTTTTTCATAATTATAATTAA